The Acetomicrobium flavidum genome window below encodes:
- a CDS encoding holo-ACP synthase, whose amino-acid sequence MIKGTGVDLCSIPRMKLHIRSEKFLKRVFSEEEISFALSKACPEQHFAGYYAAREALAKALTLGLWDMGLKNAWVVHGKMGEPQFSFNDILIKILAERGISKAWLSISHERDMAIAFVMLEA is encoded by the coding sequence GTGATAAAGGGAACTGGAGTGGACCTGTGCAGCATACCAAGGATGAAGCTTCACATTCGATCTGAGAAATTCTTGAAAAGGGTCTTTTCCGAAGAAGAGATTTCCTTTGCTCTTTCGAAGGCCTGTCCTGAACAGCACTTCGCTGGCTATTACGCTGCCAGGGAGGCCCTGGCCAAGGCCTTGACGTTGGGCTTGTGGGACATGGGATTGAAAAACGCCTGGGTAGTTCACGGCAAAATGGGCGAACCGCAGTTCAGTTTTAATGATATATTAATCAAAATACTGGCAGAAAGAGGCATAAGTAAAGCTTGGCTCTCAATCAGCCATGAACGGGATATGGCCATAGCTTTTGTCATGTTGGAGGCATGA
- a CDS encoding cyclodeaminase/cyclohydrolase family protein produces the protein MSMMKMSIEEFLKELASDSPAPGGGSVAALGGALGAALVAMVARLTVGKEKYKDQWTCMEELAGKADDLRDRFLALMDEDTAAFNDFMDAMRLPKNSDEEKARRSAAMQEALKKAALVPMKTLQSCCELAEYAKRAVEGGNVNAITDGGTALLLSSSSSKAAAYNVRINLAGVRDQDFCDKTRRELENLIKEIDAVVGEGLKKVEENL, from the coding sequence ATGTCTATGATGAAGATGTCCATAGAGGAGTTTTTGAAGGAGCTGGCGTCAGACTCTCCTGCTCCCGGCGGCGGAAGCGTTGCCGCCCTTGGAGGAGCTCTGGGAGCAGCTTTGGTTGCCATGGTCGCAAGGCTTACCGTTGGAAAGGAAAAGTATAAGGATCAATGGACGTGCATGGAAGAGCTTGCAGGGAAGGCCGATGATTTGCGCGATAGATTTTTGGCCTTAATGGACGAAGATACCGCAGCCTTCAACGACTTCATGGATGCAATGCGGCTTCCTAAAAATAGCGATGAGGAAAAAGCCAGGCGGAGCGCCGCCATGCAGGAAGCCCTGAAAAAAGCTGCACTTGTTCCGATGAAGACATTGCAGTCTTGCTGTGAACTTGCGGAATATGCCAAACGGGCTGTGGAGGGTGGAAACGTGAACGCGATTACCGATGGCGGTACTGCCTTGCTGTTATCTTCTTCCTCTTCCAAAGCTGCTGCTTATAACGTGAGGATAAACCTGGCGGGGGTCAGGGATCAAGATTTTTGCGATAAGACCAGGAGGGAGTTGGAAAACCTCATAAAGGAGATCGACGCCGTTGTAGGCGAAGGACTCAAAAAGGTTGAGGAAAATTTATAA
- the hutI gene encoding imidazolonepropionase, with protein sequence MTLKLFRNARIYTPIDDGKPLAGNEMGYVAVTEEGALIVEEGYIASIGQEREILESLPSGEEVEEIDLEGRCIIPGFVDPHTHACFMGTREREFVMRLQGASYLDILKMGGGILSTVDKVRSASKEELYENTKEVVSRAAKSGITTIEIKSGYGLSLEHEIKMLEVIGQLNGNPLDVVPTFMGAHAIPMEYKDNPKAYVELVIDEMIPYVAKRNLAKYCDVFCEEGVFSVEDARRILQAARGYGLGLKLHADEVYDLGGAKLAAELKVDSAEHLLAASDEGLRAMAQNGILAVLLPATAFSLRKPFARARRMMELGVPVALATDCNPGSCYCESMEMVYRLAVLGMGLSMEEALTASTLNAAYAIGMARQVGSLQRGKKADFVVLEGETPGVMAYHLGATNVKEVYKMGKKI encoded by the coding sequence ATGACCTTAAAGCTTTTTAGAAATGCGCGCATATATACTCCCATAGATGACGGCAAGCCATTGGCTGGCAATGAAATGGGATATGTAGCCGTCACAGAAGAGGGGGCCTTGATAGTCGAAGAAGGCTATATCGCCAGCATTGGTCAAGAAAGGGAGATCTTGGAAAGCCTGCCTTCCGGTGAGGAAGTCGAGGAAATAGACCTCGAAGGCAGATGCATCATCCCGGGCTTCGTCGATCCTCATACGCACGCTTGTTTTATGGGGACGAGGGAAAGGGAATTCGTCATGCGCCTCCAAGGCGCTTCTTACCTCGATATCCTAAAGATGGGTGGCGGGATACTATCGACTGTCGATAAGGTGAGGTCGGCCAGCAAGGAGGAGCTTTACGAAAATACGAAAGAAGTCGTATCAAGGGCAGCAAAAAGCGGCATCACCACCATAGAAATAAAAAGCGGTTATGGCCTCTCCCTCGAGCATGAAATCAAGATGCTCGAGGTGATAGGCCAACTGAACGGCAATCCGCTTGACGTTGTGCCCACCTTCATGGGAGCTCACGCCATTCCGATGGAATACAAGGACAACCCCAAGGCTTATGTGGAGCTTGTGATTGACGAAATGATTCCCTACGTTGCGAAACGTAACCTTGCTAAGTACTGTGATGTCTTTTGCGAGGAAGGTGTATTTTCTGTAGAAGATGCAAGAAGGATCCTGCAGGCAGCAAGAGGATACGGCTTGGGCTTAAAGCTTCATGCAGATGAGGTTTATGATCTGGGAGGGGCGAAGCTTGCCGCAGAGCTCAAGGTCGACTCGGCAGAACATCTTCTTGCTGCAAGCGATGAAGGTCTAAGGGCTATGGCTCAAAATGGGATTTTGGCCGTCCTTTTGCCTGCCACGGCCTTTAGTCTGAGGAAGCCCTTTGCCCGCGCAAGGAGGATGATGGAATTGGGCGTTCCGGTGGCCCTGGCCACGGATTGCAATCCCGGTTCCTGTTATTGCGAGTCCATGGAGATGGTATATAGGCTTGCCGTATTGGGCATGGGTTTGTCGATGGAGGAAGCATTGACGGCATCTACCCTCAATGCCGCCTACGCCATAGGAATGGCCCGCCAGGTTGGAAGCCTTCAGAGAGGCAAGAAGGCGGACTTTGTAGTCTTGGAAGGCGAAACGCCCGGCGTTATGGCTTATCATCTTGGGGCCACGAACGTCAAAGAAGTGTATAAAATGGGAAAAAAGATTTGA
- the ftcD gene encoding glutamate formimidoyltransferase produces the protein MVKLIECVPNFSEGRRADVIEAIVKPFKETKGCYLLDYRADPDHNRLVVSLVGEPEALEESLIKSAKVAIENIDLNKHQGAHPRIGAVDVIPFVPLRNTTMEECVEFSRKFAQLFHDETKVPVYFYEESALRPERRNLEVIRKGQYEVLKEEIIKPERHPDIGEPKLHPTAGATVIGARKFLVAFNVNLHTQDVNIAKAIAKAIRSSSGGFSAVKAIGLELKERGMTQVSMNIVDYEKNALYRVLELIKAEAKRWGISIAETEVYGMVPAAALLESTSYYMQIADFDPNQVIELRLLDLLGRD, from the coding sequence ATGGTGAAGTTGATCGAATGCGTTCCAAATTTCAGCGAAGGCAGACGTGCGGATGTGATAGAGGCCATAGTTAAGCCCTTTAAGGAGACAAAGGGATGTTATTTGCTGGATTACAGGGCAGACCCCGATCACAATCGCCTTGTCGTGAGCTTGGTCGGGGAGCCGGAGGCCCTTGAGGAGTCGCTCATCAAATCGGCCAAGGTTGCCATAGAAAACATAGATTTAAACAAACATCAGGGTGCTCACCCTAGGATAGGCGCCGTAGATGTAATCCCCTTTGTTCCCTTGAGGAACACCACCATGGAGGAATGTGTAGAGTTTTCAAGGAAATTTGCCCAACTGTTTCACGATGAGACCAAGGTTCCCGTCTACTTCTATGAAGAGTCGGCCTTAAGACCTGAACGGCGCAACCTGGAAGTGATCAGAAAGGGGCAGTACGAGGTCTTAAAGGAAGAGATAATCAAGCCTGAGAGGCACCCCGATATAGGGGAACCTAAATTACATCCTACTGCCGGGGCTACGGTGATAGGAGCAAGGAAGTTTCTGGTAGCCTTTAACGTGAACTTGCACACTCAGGACGTGAATATAGCCAAGGCAATTGCCAAGGCAATTAGATCGTCAAGCGGCGGATTTTCTGCGGTCAAGGCCATCGGGCTTGAGCTCAAGGAGAGAGGCATGACGCAGGTCAGCATGAACATAGTCGATTACGAGAAGAATGCGCTGTATCGCGTGTTAGAGTTAATTAAGGCTGAAGCTAAACGCTGGGGTATTTCGATAGCCGAAACGGAAGTTTATGGTATGGTCCCTGCGGCAGCTCTACTTGAAAGCACATCTTATTACATGCAAATAGCAGATTTTGATCCCAATCAGGTCATAGAATTGAGGCTTTTGGATTTATTGGGAAGGGATTGA
- the hutH gene encoding histidine ammonia-lyase yields the protein METIHLNGHSLTLEDVVKVARGGCRVDLDPAAKAFVQRGASIVEKWVEEGRVVYGITTGFGDLASVTIPSEQSETLQENLLKSHASGVGDPFDEAVVRAIMLLRINTLIRGFSGISLETLSLLVDMLNCGIHPVIPSQGSVGASGDLCPLSHLAIALLGLGEVFYKGQRMSAARALEQAGLKPIKLKPKEGLALNNGTAATTAVASLALYDALKLSKVADIAGAMSLEALHGVPYAFDPRTHDLRPHFGQRASASNVRRLIEGSEIIEAFKAARVQDAYSLRCIPQVHGASRDALDFVRQKIDIEINSVTDNPLIFPADGEALSGGNFHAQPIALAMDFLGIAVAEFANISERRVARLVDHKLSGLPAFLMENSGVNSGFMIPQYVCAALVSENKVLAHPSSVDSIPTSAGQEDHVSMGAYAARKARNILSNAQKVIAIEMLAAAQALEFSLPLKPGKGVYRAYQLIREKVPFLEEDAFMAPLVSEVVKLVESGEIINAVEGEIGELD from the coding sequence ATGGAAACGATTCACCTCAACGGTCATTCTTTGACGTTGGAAGACGTCGTTAAGGTTGCCAGGGGCGGTTGCAGGGTGGACTTGGATCCGGCAGCAAAGGCCTTTGTGCAGCGAGGGGCTTCCATCGTGGAGAAGTGGGTCGAGGAAGGCAGGGTCGTATACGGGATTACGACCGGGTTTGGCGATCTCGCTTCCGTCACTATTCCCTCGGAACAGAGCGAGACCCTACAGGAGAACCTGCTTAAAAGTCATGCTTCCGGAGTGGGAGATCCCTTCGATGAAGCCGTTGTTCGAGCAATTATGTTGCTTCGCATAAATACCCTGATAAGGGGCTTTTCCGGGATAAGCCTGGAGACTTTGTCGCTCCTGGTCGATATGTTAAACTGCGGTATCCATCCGGTGATACCCTCTCAGGGTTCAGTAGGAGCCAGCGGAGATTTGTGTCCTCTGTCTCACCTGGCCATAGCCCTTTTGGGCCTTGGGGAGGTCTTTTACAAGGGCCAAAGGATGTCGGCTGCTCGTGCCCTGGAGCAAGCCGGCCTCAAGCCCATTAAGCTTAAACCCAAAGAGGGGCTTGCCTTAAACAATGGTACGGCCGCCACGACGGCGGTAGCCTCCTTAGCCCTATATGACGCGCTAAAATTGTCCAAGGTAGCCGACATAGCGGGGGCCATGTCGCTTGAAGCGCTCCATGGCGTTCCTTACGCATTCGATCCGCGGACACATGACTTGAGGCCACACTTTGGCCAAAGAGCAAGCGCATCGAACGTCAGGCGTCTCATCGAAGGAAGTGAGATTATAGAGGCCTTCAAGGCTGCGAGGGTTCAGGATGCTTACTCCCTCAGGTGCATTCCGCAGGTGCACGGTGCCAGCCGTGATGCCTTGGACTTCGTTCGCCAAAAGATAGACATCGAGATTAATTCCGTAACCGATAACCCGTTGATATTTCCCGCCGACGGCGAGGCCTTGAGCGGTGGCAACTTCCACGCTCAGCCGATAGCGTTGGCCATGGACTTTTTGGGCATCGCCGTGGCTGAGTTTGCTAACATCTCCGAAAGGCGTGTTGCAAGGCTTGTAGACCACAAGCTTTCAGGATTGCCCGCCTTCTTGATGGAAAACAGCGGCGTGAACAGCGGATTTATGATACCTCAATATGTATGTGCAGCCCTCGTCTCCGAAAACAAGGTACTGGCTCACCCATCCTCGGTGGATTCCATTCCCACCTCGGCCGGCCAGGAAGATCACGTATCCATGGGGGCTTACGCTGCAAGAAAGGCTCGCAACATCTTGTCCAACGCCCAAAAGGTCATAGCCATAGAGATGCTTGCCGCAGCTCAGGCCCTGGAGTTTAGCCTGCCCCTTAAACCAGGCAAGGGGGTTTACAGGGCTTATCAGCTCATCAGGGAAAAGGTGCCCTTCCTTGAGGAAGATGCCTTCATGGCCCCACTGGTGAGCGAGGTCGTAAAGCTCGTGGAGAGCGGTGAAATTATAAATGCAGTTGAAGGTGAGATAGGGGAGCTTGACTGA
- the amrS gene encoding AmmeMemoRadiSam system radical SAM enzyme — protein sequence MRALYWHWEDENVRCDLCPHGCLIPSGKRGLCRVREHVPNEGLEALTYGMFSSVAMDPMEKKPLYHFLPGKPVLSLGSVGCNMSCPFCQNWHISTWVSQIEMSYIGVDELISLAKKYRSGAVAFTYNEPLICFEYLSDAMPALKKEGIRTVLVTNGLINSSPLKDLLPHINAANVDLKAFDETTYRKLGGDLKIVQSTLKSMVSCDVHVEITHLLVTGINDDLSKFEKMCSWIAGELGKGVPLHISRYFPAYKWNKPPTDILLLKKAKEIALRYLNFVYLGNVPDDCDTHCPGCGKLAIKRSGYDVKLLAVNPDGTCPGCGSDLGIVLF from the coding sequence ATGAGGGCCCTTTACTGGCATTGGGAGGACGAAAATGTCAGGTGCGATCTCTGTCCCCATGGTTGCCTGATACCTTCCGGCAAGAGGGGACTTTGTCGCGTTCGCGAACATGTGCCGAACGAAGGGTTGGAAGCTTTAACTTACGGCATGTTCTCCAGCGTTGCCATGGACCCCATGGAAAAAAAGCCCTTATATCATTTCTTGCCGGGCAAACCTGTCCTATCTTTGGGTTCCGTGGGGTGCAACATGAGTTGTCCCTTTTGTCAGAACTGGCATATCTCCACCTGGGTGAGTCAAATCGAGATGTCCTACATTGGGGTGGATGAGCTGATATCCCTTGCAAAAAAATACCGTTCCGGGGCGGTTGCTTTCACCTATAACGAACCGCTGATATGTTTTGAATATCTCTCGGATGCCATGCCCGCCTTAAAAAAAGAGGGAATAAGGACCGTCTTGGTGACAAATGGCCTTATAAATTCCTCCCCTTTGAAGGATCTGCTTCCTCATATTAATGCTGCAAACGTTGACCTCAAGGCCTTCGACGAGACAACTTACAGGAAACTTGGAGGCGACCTGAAGATCGTGCAGTCTACCTTGAAGTCTATGGTCAGCTGTGACGTACATGTCGAGATAACGCATCTCTTGGTAACGGGCATCAATGATGACCTGTCCAAGTTCGAGAAGATGTGCTCCTGGATTGCCGGTGAGCTTGGAAAAGGCGTTCCGCTTCATATTTCAAGGTATTTCCCGGCATATAAGTGGAATAAGCCGCCTACAGATATTTTGCTGCTGAAAAAGGCGAAGGAGATCGCCTTAAGATACTTAAACTTCGTGTACCTTGGCAATGTGCCTGATGACTGCGATACTCATTGCCCCGGATGCGGAAAGCTGGCCATAAAAAGGAGTGGCTATGACGTCAAGTTGCTTGCCGTAAATCCTGATGGCACCTGTCCCGGGTGCGGTAGTGATTTGGGGATTGTACTTTTTTGA
- the amrA gene encoding AmmeMemoRadiSam system protein A, translating to MWRWAIFVPHPPIIIPEVGRGEEAAAVKTIEGMKEIAKRLKDELPDSLIILTPHHAMGRGLHVICANQFKGDMGMFRARNCRLEVDGDPELASSLAEYMESKGLPVSRSKGRLVELDHASFVPLYYLNRTWGTLSKVVIANPLGLDYEESYTLGKFLRRFDANDKNLGIIFSGDLSHRLIPSAPAGYHPRAKDFDAAVVRAFETSNAEELLSLPEDEIERAGECGLRSALAFLGMAEGEPISVLSYEGPFGVGYCTAIWMPTKAAKGGSSGVESHPYVRLARLSVEHYLKTKQVLDPSQAFSLSPQVDLWSKRRGCFVSIKRLDGSLRGCIGTISPVRENLASEIIYNALAAAFEDPRFMPLSEEELAGVRFSVDVLSDLELVASVDELDPKVYGVVVEKGLRKGVLLPDLEGVDTVEYQLEIAAQKAGISSLKGAKIYRFTVERYEEVEKDL from the coding sequence TTGTGGAGGTGGGCCATCTTTGTGCCGCATCCGCCCATCATAATACCCGAAGTCGGAAGAGGGGAGGAAGCGGCCGCTGTCAAGACGATAGAGGGCATGAAAGAAATTGCCAAAAGATTGAAGGACGAACTGCCCGATTCGCTAATAATATTGACGCCCCATCATGCCATGGGCAGGGGATTGCACGTGATCTGCGCAAACCAATTTAAGGGCGACATGGGGATGTTTCGTGCACGCAACTGTAGGCTTGAAGTCGACGGCGATCCGGAGCTAGCCTCAAGCTTAGCCGAATATATGGAGTCTAAAGGATTGCCTGTCAGTCGATCGAAGGGGCGGCTTGTCGAACTAGATCACGCTTCCTTCGTTCCGCTTTATTATTTAAATAGGACATGGGGGACGTTGTCCAAGGTAGTTATAGCGAATCCTTTGGGATTGGATTACGAGGAAAGTTACACCTTGGGCAAGTTTTTGAGGCGATTTGATGCAAACGACAAAAACCTCGGCATCATATTTAGCGGAGATCTGTCTCACAGGCTAATTCCTTCCGCTCCTGCCGGATATCATCCTAGGGCCAAGGATTTCGACGCTGCCGTCGTAAGGGCATTTGAAACTTCGAACGCCGAAGAGCTTCTGTCCCTGCCTGAAGATGAGATCGAACGAGCAGGGGAGTGCGGCCTGCGTTCGGCTCTGGCATTTCTTGGCATGGCAGAGGGTGAACCCATTTCCGTGTTGTCCTACGAAGGTCCCTTTGGGGTAGGTTACTGTACGGCCATATGGATGCCGACGAAAGCTGCAAAGGGCGGCTCAAGCGGCGTCGAGTCGCATCCCTACGTTAGGCTTGCAAGGCTCTCTGTGGAACATTATCTTAAGACGAAACAGGTGTTGGACCCCTCGCAGGCATTTTCGTTATCTCCTCAGGTGGATTTATGGAGCAAAAGGCGAGGATGCTTTGTCTCGATTAAAAGGTTGGACGGCTCTTTAAGGGGGTGTATAGGTACAATTAGCCCGGTCAGGGAAAATTTGGCCTCGGAGATCATATATAACGCACTGGCGGCGGCTTTTGAGGACCCTAGGTTCATGCCCTTAAGCGAAGAGGAACTGGCGGGAGTGAGATTTTCGGTGGACGTCTTGAGCGACCTGGAGCTTGTGGCTTCTGTCGATGAGCTTGACCCTAAAGTTTACGGCGTAGTGGTGGAGAAAGGCCTTAGGAAGGGCGTGCTTCTTCCCGATCTGGAAGGGGTTGACACCGTGGAATATCAGCTAGAGATTGCAGCCCAGAAGGCCGGAATAAGCTCTCTAAAAGGAGCTAAGATTTACAGATTTACAGTTGAGCGCTACGAGGAAGTGGAAAAAGATCTATGA
- the queA gene encoding tRNA preQ1(34) S-adenosylmethionine ribosyltransferase-isomerase QueA, whose product MLQRHGCTTVDIYDISAYDYELPEELIAQYPVEPRDRSRLLVVDRKTGNLEHRVFYEIPDYLKAGDVLVLNDTKVIPARFLGRKNQNGGKAEVLLVKPLDDGFSCWEALVRPGKRLNAGDSVIIDSETSILILDRLDQGMRKVQIIGNDSPYNVITKKGKVPLPPYVSENDKALKSYQTVYARVDGSVAAPTAGFHFTESLLKRLASAGIELVYITLHVGPGTFRPVKVKNIKEHAMHREDYHISSSAADSINRAKYEGRRIIAVGTTVVRCLESAAVDKGIISPGKGSTELFVFPGYEFKVIDGLITNFHLPKSTLLMLVSAMAGYDLTMKAYREAVKERYRFYSFGDAMLII is encoded by the coding sequence ATGTTGCAAAGACATGGATGTACTACGGTAGATATCTATGACATTTCGGCGTATGATTATGAGCTTCCCGAGGAACTCATAGCCCAATATCCCGTTGAACCTAGAGATCGTTCAAGGTTGCTGGTAGTGGATAGAAAAACCGGCAATCTCGAACATAGGGTATTTTACGAGATACCGGATTACCTAAAAGCAGGTGACGTTTTGGTCTTGAACGATACGAAGGTAATACCGGCGCGTTTTTTGGGGCGCAAAAATCAAAACGGTGGCAAGGCCGAAGTGCTGTTGGTCAAGCCATTGGATGATGGTTTCAGCTGTTGGGAGGCATTGGTGCGCCCTGGGAAAAGGTTAAATGCTGGCGACAGCGTGATCATCGATTCTGAAACTTCCATCTTGATCCTTGACAGATTGGACCAGGGAATGAGAAAGGTCCAAATAATAGGCAATGACTCTCCCTACAACGTAATTACAAAGAAAGGCAAGGTGCCACTTCCGCCCTATGTAAGTGAGAACGATAAGGCCCTGAAGAGTTATCAGACAGTCTATGCTCGAGTCGATGGCTCCGTTGCCGCCCCGACGGCCGGATTTCATTTCACTGAATCCCTTCTTAAGAGATTGGCCTCAGCAGGGATCGAACTTGTATATATAACGCTTCACGTAGGCCCGGGCACCTTTAGGCCCGTTAAGGTAAAAAACATCAAGGAACACGCAATGCATCGCGAAGATTATCACATTTCATCTAGCGCTGCTGATTCGATAAACAGGGCTAAATACGAAGGTAGGCGCATCATAGCCGTCGGAACCACGGTAGTGAGGTGCCTGGAGTCGGCAGCCGTAGACAAAGGTATTATTTCACCAGGTAAGGGAAGCACGGAACTTTTTGTATTTCCGGGCTATGAGTTTAAGGTCATTGATGGGCTAATAACGAACTTTCATCTTCCAAAAAGCACCTTGTTGATGCTCGTGTCCGCCATGGCAGGTTACGATTTGACGATGAAGGCATACCGAGAGGCGGTAAAGGAAAGGTACAGGTTTTATTCCTTTGGGGATGCCATGCTCATAATTTGA
- a CDS encoding SpoIID/LytB domain-containing protein has protein sequence MKRYLKIALAFLLLGAFFVPMGFAGEPSVSVGLASGVSNCTLKANSITFYDASGKQASFRGTVSVSAGGRNNIAVGGKTLALPVTVKSKGLLYLNGKPYRGIFRLVASSNSFTVVNELPIEDYLKGVLKIEVNPNWPMEALRAQAITARTYALAERGRHGSAGFDLCATDHCLPYRGVSAEDSRLTQAIESTRGMVLYYGGRPAATFFHSDSGGWTSNVQSVWGQDIPYLRSVQEPFEYQSPYSSWSLKISGDEIGRRLSRAGIDVGSVFEIRPAKFGPGGRVETVEIVGSRGRKTIKSHDLRMALGAKELKSTMFTVSADGQAPRVVKPAPKPSEPDGAQSQSSTLITLTREGAFTSEELLDMLLHPEKKEEYVQKALARRGGKALAPSTPESSSKKDPKLLWPQWEMPDESADRDTTGVARGTTFVFQGKGWGHGVGMCQWGAKAMAENGWSAEKIVKYYYPGTQLQKLY, from the coding sequence ATGAAGCGTTATCTAAAGATTGCCTTGGCTTTCCTTTTGCTTGGAGCATTTTTCGTTCCTATGGGTTTCGCAGGAGAGCCAAGCGTATCCGTTGGTCTGGCAAGCGGAGTCTCTAACTGTACTCTTAAGGCAAACAGCATCACTTTTTACGATGCTTCCGGCAAGCAGGCTAGTTTTCGGGGTACCGTCTCCGTCAGCGCTGGAGGGCGTAACAACATAGCGGTTGGCGGAAAAACACTAGCTCTTCCGGTGACCGTAAAGTCGAAGGGCTTGCTTTATCTAAATGGCAAGCCCTATAGGGGGATATTCAGGCTCGTGGCGAGCAGCAACTCCTTTACGGTTGTAAACGAACTGCCGATCGAAGATTACCTAAAGGGCGTTTTAAAGATAGAGGTAAATCCCAATTGGCCCATGGAAGCACTGAGGGCCCAGGCAATTACGGCAAGGACTTATGCATTGGCAGAAAGGGGAAGACATGGCAGCGCGGGTTTTGACCTGTGTGCTACTGATCACTGCCTTCCCTATAGGGGGGTAAGCGCTGAGGACTCAAGATTGACGCAAGCCATAGAAAGCACGAGGGGAATGGTGTTGTACTATGGAGGGAGGCCTGCAGCTACATTTTTTCATTCAGATAGCGGTGGCTGGACGAGCAACGTCCAGTCTGTTTGGGGACAGGACATCCCCTATCTAAGGTCGGTGCAGGAGCCCTTCGAATATCAGTCCCCCTATTCGTCTTGGTCGTTAAAGATAAGCGGCGACGAGATTGGCAGAAGGCTTTCAAGGGCTGGCATAGACGTGGGTTCTGTATTTGAGATAAGACCCGCAAAATTTGGCCCTGGTGGCAGGGTTGAGACGGTTGAGATCGTCGGAAGCAGGGGAAGAAAGACCATCAAATCCCATGATCTCAGGATGGCTTTGGGTGCCAAAGAACTTAAAAGTACCATGTTTACAGTCAGTGCCGACGGGCAGGCGCCAAGGGTTGTAAAGCCTGCTCCAAAACCTTCCGAGCCCGACGGCGCTCAGTCTCAAAGCTCCACATTGATAACGCTAACCAGGGAAGGTGCGTTCACATCTGAGGAGCTCTTGGATATGCTGCTTCATCCCGAAAAGAAGGAAGAGTATGTACAAAAAGCCTTAGCACGCAGGGGGGGCAAAGCCCTTGCGCCATCGACCCCCGAAAGTTCAAGCAAAAAAGATCCCAAGCTACTCTGGCCTCAGTGGGAAATGCCCGATGAATCGGCTGACAGGGACACAACGGGGGTAGCGCGAGGCACGACGTTCGTCTTTCAGGGGAAGGGCTGGGGTCACGGGGTTGGCATGTGTCAGTGGGGAGCTAAGGCGATGGCGGAAAACGGCTGGTCGGCCGAGAAGATCGTGAAGTACTATTATCCCGGCACACAGCTACAAAAGCTTTATTGA
- a CDS encoding DUF2905 domain-containing protein — translation MQDMGKMLIIFGFFILLIGVALYFAGKGGISFGHLPGDIVIRKKNVVIIFPIVSMLILSLVLSIVLNLLGRWFR, via the coding sequence ATGCAGGATATGGGAAAGATGCTGATCATTTTCGGATTTTTCATCTTGCTTATAGGGGTTGCCCTTTACTTTGCGGGTAAAGGCGGAATTTCCTTCGGACATCTGCCTGGAGATATAGTGATTCGCAAAAAGAATGTCGTAATAATATTTCCCATTGTCAGCATGTTGATTTTAAGCCTGGTGCTATCCATCGTGTTAAATTTATTGGGCCGATGGTTCAGGTGA